In the Malaclemys terrapin pileata isolate rMalTer1 chromosome 12, rMalTer1.hap1, whole genome shotgun sequence genome, one interval contains:
- the REM2 gene encoding GTP-binding protein REM 2, producing the protein MALPPLGGLRGPRRGSLPLPPKHQLRREAAVEEPDSPPESPGGSPGGPYRVVLAGESGVGKTALAGIFGGLPDGAPREDEHPADTYERRLSVDEELTTLILYDIWDQGEAGGWLQESCLQTGDAFLLIFSVTDRRSFSRVPQTLLRLREGSPHPDPPVILVGNKSDLARSREVSLEEGRSLAVMLSCKHIETSAALHHNTRELFEGAVRQIRLRRHRPAGNGGPGGRRESLTKKAKRFLSSLVPRNGRFFKQRSKSCNDLSVL; encoded by the exons atggcGCTGCCCCCCCTGGgggggctccgggggccccgCCGgggcagcctgcccctgccccccaagcaccAGCTGCGGCGGGAGGCAGCGGTGGAGGAGCCGGACTCACCCCCCGAGTCGCCGGGGGGGTCGCCGGGGGGGCCCTACCGGGTGGTGCTGGCAGGCGAGAGCGGCGTGGGGAAGACGGCGCTGGCCGGCATCTTCGGGGGGCTGCCGGACGGAGCCCCCCGCGAGGACGAGCACCCCG CGGACACGTACGAGCGCCGCCTGTCGGTGGACGAGGAGCTCACCACCTTGATCCTCTACGACATCTGGGACCAG GGCGAGGCGGGCGGCTGGCTGCAGGAGTCATGTCTGCAGACGGGCGACGCCTTCCTGCTCATCTTCTCGGTGACCGACCGGCGCAGCTTCAGCCGTGTCCCCCAGACCCTGCTGCGCCTGCGGGAGGGaagcccccaccccgacccccccGTCATCCTGGTGGGCAACAAGAGTGACCTGGCGCGCTCCCGAGAGGTCTCGCTGGAGG aggGCCGCAGTCTGGCCGTGATGCTGAGCTGCAAACACATCGAGACGTCGGCCGCGCTGCACCACAACACGCGGGAGCTGTTCGAGGGGGCCGTGCGCCAGATCCGCCTGCGCCGGCACCGGCCGGCCGGGAATGGGGGCCCGGGCGGGCGCCGAGAGAGCCTCACCAAGAAAGCCAAGCGCTTCCTCTCCAGCCTGGTCCCACGCAACGGCCGGTTCTTCAAGCAACGCTCCAAGTCCTGCAACGACCTCTCCGTGCTGTGA
- the RBM23 gene encoding LOW QUALITY PROTEIN: probable RNA-binding protein 23 (The sequence of the model RefSeq protein was modified relative to this genomic sequence to represent the inferred CDS: deleted 1 base in 1 codon), producing the protein MEPGVSNPLQEPSPADAMTPDDFDIVIEAMLEAPYKKEEAQAGPSKAPAEAPAAQPPEEQSKEVKKESASGSSSRKKRSRSREHRHSRDQERRRRSSRSRERRSRHRSRSRERRRGSRSRSRERRREERARYRSPPPPGRRFGHSKSPLYREKSPVREALGSLSPEERDARTVFCMQLAARIRPRDLEDFFSAVGKVRDVRIISDRNSRRSKGIAYVEFCEIQSVPLAIGLTGQRLLGVPIIVQASQAEKNRLAAMASALQKGSGGPMRLYVGSLHCNITKEMLRGIFEPFGKIDSIVLMRDPDTGQSKGYGFLTFAEAECARRALEQLNGFELAGRPMRLGHVTERLDGTTDISFPEGPEEPEPGTGGGLQLLAKLAEGSGIQLPAAAAAQAALQLNGAIPLSALNPAALTALSPALNLASQTLASQCLQLSGLFSSPGM; encoded by the exons ATGGAGCCGGGGGTCTCGAATCCGCTGCAGGAGCCC AGCCCGGCTGACGCCATGACGCCCGATGACTTCGACATTGTCATCGAAGCCATGCTGGAGGCGCCCTACAAGAAGGAGGAG GCCCAGGCAGGACCCTCGAAGGCGCCGGCTGAAGCCCCCGCGGCCCAG cccccagaggagcagagcaAGGAGGTGAAGAAGGAGAGTGCTAGTGGCAG tAGCAGCAGGAAAAAGAGGAGTCGGAGCCGGGAGCACAGACACAG ccGGGATCAGGAGCGGCGGCGGcgcagcagccggagccgggAGCGCCGGAGCCGCCACAGGAGCCGGAGCCGGGAGCGCCGGCGGGGGAGCCGTTCCCGGAGCCGGGAGCGCCGGCGCGAGGAGAGAGCGCGGTACCGCAGTCCTCCGCCCCCTGG GCGCCGGTTTGGACACAGTAAGAGCCCCCTGTACCGGGAGAAAAGCCCTGTGCG GGAGGCGCTGGGCAGCCTAAGCCCCGAAGAGCGGGACGCTCGCACCGTGTTCTGCATGCAGCTGGCCGCCCGCATCCGCCCCCGCGACCTCGAGGACTTCTTCTCCGCCGTCGGCAAG GTGCGGGACGTGCGGATCATCTCGGACCGGAACTCGCGGCGCTCCAAGGGCATTGCCTACGTGGAGTTCTGTGAGATCCAGTCGGTGCCGCTGGCCATCGGGCTGACGGGGCAGCGCCTGCTGGGCGTGCCTATCATCGTCCAGGCCTCCCAG GCGGAGAAGAACCGGCTGGCGGCCATGGCCAGCGCCCTGCAGAAGGGCAGC GGGGGGCCCATGCGGCTCTACGTGGGCTCCCTGCACTGCAACATCACCAAGGAGATGCTGCGCGGGATCTTCGAGCCCTTCGgcaag ATTGACAGCATCGTGCTGATGAGGGACCCGGACACCGGCCAGTCCAAGGGCTACGGATTCCTGACG TTCGCGGAGGCAGAGTGTGCCCGCCGGGCGCTGGAGCAGCTGAATGGGTTCGAGCTAGCCGGGCGCCCCATGCGTCTGGGGCACGTCACCGAGCGGTTGGACGGCACCACGGACATCTCCTTCCCCGAGGGCCCCGAGGAGCCCGAGCCTGGCACCGGcggggggctgcagctgctggcaaAGCTGGCCGAag GCTCTGGGATCCAGCTGCCGGCGGCTGCTGCGGCTCAGGCTGCTTTGCAACTGAACGGCGCTATCCCGCTGAGCGCCCTGAACCCCGCCGCCCTGACAG ccctgagcccggcGCTGAACCTAGCTTCGCAGACGCTGGCGTCCCAGTGCCTCCAGCTCTCGGGGCTCTTCTCCTCCCCGGGCATGTGA
- the PRMT5 gene encoding protein arginine N-methyltransferase 5 isoform X2: MAAAAVAAAPGPCGAGGPRVSSGRDLSCVPEVAETLGAVARQGFDFLCMPVFHPRYRREFTHQPARGRPGPHTRSDLLLSGRDWNTLIVGKLSPWIRPDAKVEAVRRNSEAAMLQELNFGAYLGLPAFLLPLTQGENPNLARVLSTHIHTGHHSTMFWMRVPLLAPEDLRDDLIGNEPVPVPEDGSGDEKTWIWWHNFRTLCDYNKRIAVALEVGPDLPSNHVIDRWLGEPIKAAILPTSIFLTNKKGFPVLSKMHQRLVFRLLKLEVQFIVWGAHHHPEKEFCSYLQYLEYLSQNRPPPSAYELFAKGYEDYLQSPLQPLMDNLESQTYEVFEKDPIKYSQYQQAIYRCLLDRVPEEEKETNVQVVMVLGAGRGPLVNATLRASRQAGRRVKIYAVEKNPNAVVTLESWQYEEWGSQVTVVSSDMREWSAPEQADLLVSELLGSFADNELSPECLDGAQHCLRAGGVSIPSTYTSFLAPISSSKLYNEVRACREKDRHPEAQFEMPYVVRLHNFHQLAPPQPCFTFHHPHPDPDRDKSQYRQLEFAVEVNTVLHGFAGYFETTLYGDVTLSIRPETHSPGMFSWFPIFFPIKQPLAVRAGERVRVAFWRCAGPRKVWYEWAVTAPGCSALHNPSGRSSTIGL, from the exons ATGGCGGCGGCAGCGGTGGCGGCGGCTCCGGGcccgtgcggggcgggggggccccGCGTGTCCAGCGGCCGGGACCTGAGCTGCGTCCCGGAGGTGGCGGAAACGCTGGGGGCCGTGGCCCGGCAGGG GTTCGATTTCCTGTGCATGCCGGTCTTCCACCCACGTTACCGCCGGGAGTTCACCCACCAGCCGGCCCGTGGCCGCCCCGGCCCCCACACCCGCTCTGACCTGCTGCTCTCGGGGAGAG ACTGGAACACGCTGATCGTGGGGAAGCTCTCCCCCTGGATCCGCCCTGACGCCAAGGTGGAGGCGGTCCGCAGGAACTCGGAGGCG gcaATGCTGCAGGAGCTGAACTTTGGGGCGTACCTGGGGCTCCCCGCATTCCTGCTGCCACTGACGCAGGGCGAGAACCCCAACCTGGcgcgggtgctgagcacccacatccACACCGGGCACCACAGCACCATG TTTTGGATGCGGGTCCCTCTACTGGCCCCCGAGGATCTGCGGGACGACCTGATTGGGAACGAGCCGGTGCCGGTGCCCGAGGACGGCTCGGGGGATGAGAAGACGTGGATATG GTGGCACAATTTCCGGACCCTCTGTGACTACAACAAGCGCATCGCAGTGG ctctggaggTGGGGCCAGACCTGCCCTCCAATCATGTCATCGACCGCTGGCTGGGGGAGCCAATCAAAGCAGCCATCCTGCCTACTAGCATCTTCCTGACCAATAAGAAGGGGTTTCCCGTCCTCTCCAAGATGCACCAGCGCCTGGTCTTCCGTTTGCTCAAG ctggaGGTGCAGTTCATCGTGTGGGGCGCTCACCACCACCCCGAGAAGGAGTTCTGCTCCTACCTGCAGTACCTGGAGTATCTGAGCCAGAACCGGCCGCCCCCCTCCGCCTATGAGCTCTTCGCCAAGGGCTACGAGGACTATCTGCAGTCCCCCCTGCAG cccctgatGGACAACCTGGAGTCCCAGACCTACGAGGTCTTTGAGAAGGACCCCATCAAATACTCCCAGTACCAGCAG gcgaTCTACAGGTGCCTGCTGGATCGGGTGCCCGAAGAGGAGAAGGAGACAAATGTGCA GGTGGTGATGGTGCTGGGGGCTGGCCGGGGCCCCCTGGTCAATGCCACACTGCGGGCATCCCGTCAGGCCGGCCGGCGAGTGAAGATCTATGCCGTGGAGAAGAACCCCAATGCTGTGGTGAC ACTGGAGAGCTGGCAGTACGAGGAGTGGGGCTCACAGGTGACCGTGGTCTCGTCCGACATGCGGGAGTGGTCGGCACCTGAGCAGGCCGATCTCCTGGTGTCGGAGCTGCTGGGCTCCTTTGCCGACAACGAGCTGTCCCCCGAGTGCCTGGACGGGGCGCAGCACTGCCTGCGGG cGGGCGGCGTGAGCATCCCCAGCACCTACACGTCCTTTCTGGcgcccatctcctcctccaagcTGTACAACGAGGTGCGGGCCTGTCGCGAGAAGGACCGGCACCCTGAG gcgcAGTTCGAGATGCCCTACGTCGTGCGGCTCCACAACTTCCACCAGCTggcgccgccccagccctgcttcacctTCCACCACCCGCACCCAG ACCCAGACCGGGACAAGAGCCAGTACCGGCAGCTGGAGTTCGCGGTGGAGGTGAACACGGTGCTGCACGGCTTCGCCGGCTACTTCGAGACCACGCTCTACGGCGACGTCACGCTCA gtatCCGGCCCGAGACGCACTCCCCCGGCATGTTCTCCTGGTTCCCCATCTTCTTCCCCATCAAG CAGCCGCTGGCGGTGCGCGCGGGCGAGCGCGTGCGCGTGGCCTTCTGGCGCTGCGCGGGCCCGCGCAAGGTGTGGTACGAGTGGGCGGTGACGGCGCccggctgctctgccctgcacaaCCCGAGCGGCCGCTCCTCCACCATCGGCCTGTGA
- the PRMT5 gene encoding protein arginine N-methyltransferase 5 isoform X1 gives MAAAAVAAAPGPCGAGGPRVSSGRDLSCVPEVAETLGAVARQGFDFLCMPVFHPRYRREFTHQPARGRPGPHTRSDLLLSGRDWNTLIVGKLSPWIRPDAKVEAVRRNSEAAMLQELNFGAYLGLPAFLLPLTQGENPNLARVLSTHIHTGHHSTMVSAGLGGVGRQGVRLPLTPCFPPQFWMRVPLLAPEDLRDDLIGNEPVPVPEDGSGDEKTWIWWHNFRTLCDYNKRIAVALEVGPDLPSNHVIDRWLGEPIKAAILPTSIFLTNKKGFPVLSKMHQRLVFRLLKLEVQFIVWGAHHHPEKEFCSYLQYLEYLSQNRPPPSAYELFAKGYEDYLQSPLQPLMDNLESQTYEVFEKDPIKYSQYQQAIYRCLLDRVPEEEKETNVQVVMVLGAGRGPLVNATLRASRQAGRRVKIYAVEKNPNAVVTLESWQYEEWGSQVTVVSSDMREWSAPEQADLLVSELLGSFADNELSPECLDGAQHCLRAGGVSIPSTYTSFLAPISSSKLYNEVRACREKDRHPEAQFEMPYVVRLHNFHQLAPPQPCFTFHHPHPDPDRDKSQYRQLEFAVEVNTVLHGFAGYFETTLYGDVTLSIRPETHSPGMFSWFPIFFPIKQPLAVRAGERVRVAFWRCAGPRKVWYEWAVTAPGCSALHNPSGRSSTIGL, from the exons ATGGCGGCGGCAGCGGTGGCGGCGGCTCCGGGcccgtgcggggcgggggggccccGCGTGTCCAGCGGCCGGGACCTGAGCTGCGTCCCGGAGGTGGCGGAAACGCTGGGGGCCGTGGCCCGGCAGGG GTTCGATTTCCTGTGCATGCCGGTCTTCCACCCACGTTACCGCCGGGAGTTCACCCACCAGCCGGCCCGTGGCCGCCCCGGCCCCCACACCCGCTCTGACCTGCTGCTCTCGGGGAGAG ACTGGAACACGCTGATCGTGGGGAAGCTCTCCCCCTGGATCCGCCCTGACGCCAAGGTGGAGGCGGTCCGCAGGAACTCGGAGGCG gcaATGCTGCAGGAGCTGAACTTTGGGGCGTACCTGGGGCTCCCCGCATTCCTGCTGCCACTGACGCAGGGCGAGAACCCCAACCTGGcgcgggtgctgagcacccacatccACACCGGGCACCACAGCACCATGGTGAGTGCAGGGCTGGGCGgagtgggcaggcagggggtgcgtcTGCCACTAACCCCTTGTTTTCCCCCCCAGTTTTGGATGCGGGTCCCTCTACTGGCCCCCGAGGATCTGCGGGACGACCTGATTGGGAACGAGCCGGTGCCGGTGCCCGAGGACGGCTCGGGGGATGAGAAGACGTGGATATG GTGGCACAATTTCCGGACCCTCTGTGACTACAACAAGCGCATCGCAGTGG ctctggaggTGGGGCCAGACCTGCCCTCCAATCATGTCATCGACCGCTGGCTGGGGGAGCCAATCAAAGCAGCCATCCTGCCTACTAGCATCTTCCTGACCAATAAGAAGGGGTTTCCCGTCCTCTCCAAGATGCACCAGCGCCTGGTCTTCCGTTTGCTCAAG ctggaGGTGCAGTTCATCGTGTGGGGCGCTCACCACCACCCCGAGAAGGAGTTCTGCTCCTACCTGCAGTACCTGGAGTATCTGAGCCAGAACCGGCCGCCCCCCTCCGCCTATGAGCTCTTCGCCAAGGGCTACGAGGACTATCTGCAGTCCCCCCTGCAG cccctgatGGACAACCTGGAGTCCCAGACCTACGAGGTCTTTGAGAAGGACCCCATCAAATACTCCCAGTACCAGCAG gcgaTCTACAGGTGCCTGCTGGATCGGGTGCCCGAAGAGGAGAAGGAGACAAATGTGCA GGTGGTGATGGTGCTGGGGGCTGGCCGGGGCCCCCTGGTCAATGCCACACTGCGGGCATCCCGTCAGGCCGGCCGGCGAGTGAAGATCTATGCCGTGGAGAAGAACCCCAATGCTGTGGTGAC ACTGGAGAGCTGGCAGTACGAGGAGTGGGGCTCACAGGTGACCGTGGTCTCGTCCGACATGCGGGAGTGGTCGGCACCTGAGCAGGCCGATCTCCTGGTGTCGGAGCTGCTGGGCTCCTTTGCCGACAACGAGCTGTCCCCCGAGTGCCTGGACGGGGCGCAGCACTGCCTGCGGG cGGGCGGCGTGAGCATCCCCAGCACCTACACGTCCTTTCTGGcgcccatctcctcctccaagcTGTACAACGAGGTGCGGGCCTGTCGCGAGAAGGACCGGCACCCTGAG gcgcAGTTCGAGATGCCCTACGTCGTGCGGCTCCACAACTTCCACCAGCTggcgccgccccagccctgcttcacctTCCACCACCCGCACCCAG ACCCAGACCGGGACAAGAGCCAGTACCGGCAGCTGGAGTTCGCGGTGGAGGTGAACACGGTGCTGCACGGCTTCGCCGGCTACTTCGAGACCACGCTCTACGGCGACGTCACGCTCA gtatCCGGCCCGAGACGCACTCCCCCGGCATGTTCTCCTGGTTCCCCATCTTCTTCCCCATCAAG CAGCCGCTGGCGGTGCGCGCGGGCGAGCGCGTGCGCGTGGCCTTCTGGCGCTGCGCGGGCCCGCGCAAGGTGTGGTACGAGTGGGCGGTGACGGCGCccggctgctctgccctgcacaaCCCGAGCGGCCGCTCCTCCACCATCGGCCTGTGA
- the HAUS4 gene encoding LOW QUALITY PROTEIN: HAUS augmin-like complex subunit 4 (The sequence of the model RefSeq protein was modified relative to this genomic sequence to represent the inferred CDS: inserted 1 base in 1 codon; deleted 1 base in 1 codon) codes for MATTGGQRPSQPGLKMENVQGRKMADGGFWGNGDRKWGAPGDMGAELLRPAGGARLPPCQLTEEDATAHPGLANLLLILTPYLDPSGLSTPLARQLEQVGQELQLHRAXWLRWEALHRLLQEALMEQRACRGDTSPALQDRKFLETLERRLLLGELSRILDSGPSLRGDRPPLLGLGAPDLLELLPPSQDLVLLQQHLAQEIEERLRRKGLGLLSYHRPESDSAGETARGATLWTLAEGLAAEQRRLQVAQNRCRELMGLLERQKAAYPQVLLRCLGVLRRLAQEHRLGTQAQLDRLNTHYLEVKCSAMFLKIRLEELSVLLDTYSPEKVEAHRAIRASLQGAVQQQEQELATAQKILATYESLGPEFEELVQEYAQLCGGIENKRWALQEFNKGCH; via the exons GGGCGCCGGGGGACATGGGTGCGGAGCTGCTGAGACCAG CTGGCGGTGCCCGCCTGCCCCCGTGCCAGCTGACGGAGGAGGACGCGACCGCCCACCCTGGCTTGGCCAACCTGCTGCTCATCCTGACCCCCTACCTGGACCCCAGCGGGCTCAGCACC CCCCTGGCCCGCCAGCTGGAGCAG GTGgggcaggagctgcagctgcatcGGG GCTGGCTGCGCTGGGAGGCTCTGCACCGGCTCCTGCAGGAGGCACTGATGGAGCAGAGGGCCTGCAGGGGGgacaccagccctgccctgcaggacAGGAAG TTCCTGGAGACGCtggagcggcggctgctgctgggggagctgAGCCGCATCCTGGATTCGGGCCCTTCCCTGCGTGGCGACCGGCCCCCCCTGCTGGGCCTGGGGGCCCCTGacctgctggagctgctgcccCCGAGCCAG GACCTGGTGCTGCTGCAACAGCACCTCGCCCAGGAGATTGAGGAGCGGCTGCGGCGCAAGGGGCTGGGCCTGCTGAGCTACCACCGGCCCGAgagcg ACAGCGCGGGGGAGACGGCGCGCGGCGCCACGCTCTGGACCCTGGCGGAGGGACTTG CAGCGGAGCAGCGGCGCCTGCAGGTGGCCCAGAACCGGTGCCGGGAGCTGATGGGGCTCTTGGAGAGGCAGAAAGCCGCGTACCCGCAG GTTCTCCTGCGGTGCCTGGGTGTGCTGCGGCGCCTGGCCCAGGAACACCGGCTCGGGACACAGGCCCAGCTGGACCGGCTCAACACCCACTACCTGGAGGTGAAGTGCAGCGCCATGTTCCTCAAGATCCG ACTGGAGGAGCTGAGCGTGCTGTTGGACACCTACTCGCCGGAGAAAGTGGAGGCGCATCGGGCCATCAG ggccagcctgcagggagccgtgcagcagcaggagcaggagctggcCACAGCTCAGAAGATCCTGGCCACCTACGAGAGCCTGGGGCCCGAGTTCGAGGAGCTGGTGCAGGAGTACGCCCAGCTGTGTGGGGGTATCGAGAACAAGCGCTGGGCCCTGCAGGAATTCAACAAGGGCTGCCACTGA